From the Acidovorax carolinensis genome, one window contains:
- a CDS encoding extracellular solute-binding protein, which produces MKNMKHFWPLALIGKALPAIVFVVGGVAHAQSITMASTTSTEQSGLFGYLLPEFKKASGLDVKVVALGTGQALDTARRGDADVLFVHDQVAEEKFVADGWGVKRYPVMYNDFILVGPKNDPAGVKGKDVVEALKKLAAGNGDFVSRGDKSGTHAAELRYWKLAGADAAKGSGYKECGCGMGPALNIAASSGAYALADRGTWLNFKNRADLAVLVEGDTRLFNQYGVMVVNPAKHPHVKVQDAQKFVDWVVSPAGQTVIANYKIGGEQLFFPNAAK; this is translated from the coding sequence ATGAAGAATATGAAGCATTTTTGGCCTCTGGCGCTTATTGGTAAAGCGCTTCCAGCTATCGTTTTTGTAGTTGGTGGGGTTGCCCATGCGCAATCCATCACCATGGCATCCACCACGTCCACAGAGCAGTCGGGCCTGTTCGGCTATCTGCTGCCCGAGTTCAAGAAAGCCAGCGGGCTGGATGTGAAGGTGGTGGCACTGGGCACGGGTCAGGCGCTCGACACGGCGCGCCGCGGCGATGCGGATGTGCTGTTTGTGCACGACCAGGTGGCCGAAGAAAAGTTTGTCGCCGACGGCTGGGGCGTGAAGCGCTACCCCGTGATGTACAACGACTTCATCCTGGTGGGCCCCAAGAACGATCCCGCCGGTGTCAAGGGCAAGGACGTCGTTGAGGCGCTGAAAAAGCTGGCCGCTGGCAACGGGGATTTTGTCTCGCGCGGTGACAAGAGCGGCACCCACGCCGCCGAGCTGCGCTACTGGAAGCTGGCCGGCGCCGATGCCGCCAAGGGCAGTGGCTACAAGGAATGCGGCTGTGGCATGGGCCCGGCGCTCAACATTGCCGCATCCAGCGGCGCCTACGCGCTGGCCGACCGCGGCACCTGGCTCAACTTCAAGAACCGCGCCGATCTGGCCGTGCTGGTGGAGGGCGATACGCGCCTGTTCAACCAGTATGGCGTGATGGTGGTGAACCCTGCAAAGCATCCGCATGTGAAGGTGCAGGACGCACAGAAATTCGTGGACTGGGTGGTCTCGCCCGCCGGCCAGACGGTGATTGCCAATTACAAGATCGGTGGCGAGCAGCTGTTCTTTCCCAACGCGGCAAAGTGA
- a CDS encoding ABC1 kinase family protein: protein MLIETLGAAHDLGRLKEILGVMVRHGFGDTVRRLGLADKLERAGQALHWNLAGDLTRIEPPVQVRLALEELGPTFVKFGQLLAGRADLFGPDWIAEFEKLHSHVPAVPLETLRPQLCEDLGGEPEEVFARFDTEPLAAASIAQVHRAQMHDGSAVIVKIRRPGISGVIEADLRLLERLAALAEAELPALKPYRPQQLVREFARSLRRELDLAGECRSAERIAGNLTSLPFIVVPRVYWEHTSERINVQELIQGVPGGQLDALTPEAGFDRTVLAQRGAQAVLKMIVQDGIFHADPHPGNVFYLEGNRIAFIDFGMVGRLSQRRRDELLHMLLGLVERQPQAVAEVLLDWAGDAHGVDLGQLETEVEAFVDQYHGVPLAQLQLGQMLADVTAILREHHLGLPPDLALLIKAFISLEGMGRNLDPEFHMTSEALPLLRQVVRARYQPRALAGRAWQTLGRALATIEQLPDDLARLLRNARRGRLQVGIEVAHLKRVGDQIDRSANRLSMALIIAALIVGSSIVMTVQGGPTLFGLPAFGFLGFFGAVVCGLWLVRAIWRSSHHRDDD, encoded by the coding sequence ATGCTGATCGAGACCCTGGGAGCCGCGCACGATCTGGGCCGCCTGAAAGAAATTCTGGGCGTGATGGTGCGCCACGGATTTGGCGACACCGTGCGCCGCCTCGGCCTGGCCGACAAGCTGGAGCGCGCAGGCCAGGCACTGCACTGGAACCTGGCGGGCGACCTGACCCGCATCGAGCCACCCGTGCAGGTGCGGCTGGCGCTGGAAGAACTGGGGCCCACGTTCGTCAAGTTCGGGCAACTCCTGGCAGGCCGCGCCGACCTGTTCGGCCCCGACTGGATTGCCGAGTTTGAAAAGCTTCACAGCCATGTCCCGGCCGTGCCCCTGGAGACTTTGCGCCCCCAGTTGTGCGAGGACCTGGGCGGCGAGCCCGAGGAGGTGTTTGCACGCTTTGACACCGAGCCGCTGGCCGCGGCATCGATTGCGCAGGTGCACCGCGCACAGATGCATGACGGCAGCGCAGTCATTGTGAAGATACGCCGCCCCGGCATCAGCGGGGTGATCGAGGCCGATCTGCGCCTGCTGGAGCGGCTGGCCGCGCTGGCCGAAGCCGAGCTTCCCGCCCTCAAACCCTACCGGCCGCAGCAGCTGGTGCGCGAGTTCGCACGATCCCTGCGGCGCGAACTGGACCTTGCGGGCGAATGCCGCAGCGCCGAGCGCATTGCCGGCAACCTCACCAGCCTGCCCTTCATCGTGGTGCCGCGCGTGTACTGGGAACACACCAGTGAACGCATCAACGTGCAGGAGCTCATCCAGGGCGTGCCAGGCGGGCAGCTTGACGCGCTGACACCCGAAGCCGGCTTTGACCGCACCGTGCTGGCCCAGCGCGGCGCGCAGGCCGTGCTCAAGATGATTGTGCAAGACGGCATCTTTCATGCCGACCCGCACCCCGGCAATGTGTTTTACCTGGAAGGCAACCGCATCGCCTTCATCGACTTCGGCATGGTGGGCCGCCTGTCGCAGCGGCGGCGCGACGAGTTGCTACACATGCTGCTGGGTCTGGTGGAGCGCCAGCCGCAGGCGGTGGCCGAGGTGCTGCTGGACTGGGCGGGCGACGCCCACGGGGTGGACCTCGGGCAACTGGAAACGGAGGTGGAAGCCTTTGTGGACCAGTACCACGGCGTGCCCCTGGCCCAACTGCAGCTGGGCCAGATGCTGGCCGACGTGACCGCCATCCTGCGCGAGCACCACCTGGGCCTGCCGCCCGATCTGGCGCTGCTCATCAAGGCCTTCATTTCGCTGGAAGGCATGGGCCGCAATCTGGACCCCGAATTCCACATGACCTCCGAAGCCCTGCCACTGCTGCGCCAGGTGGTGCGCGCCCGCTACCAGCCCCGCGCACTGGCCGGGCGCGCCTGGCAGACCCTGGGCCGGGCACTCGCCACCATCGAGCAATTGCCCGACGACCTGGCGCGCCTGCTGCGCAACGCGCGCCGGGGTCGCCTGCAGGTCGGCATCGAAGTGGCCCACCTCAAGCGGGTGGGCGACCAGATCGACCGCTCTGCCAACCGGCTGTCGATGGCGCTGATCATCGCCGCCCTCATCGTCGGTTCGTCCATCGTGATGACCGTGCAGGGCGGGCCCACGCTGTTCGGACTGCCGGCCTTTGGCTTCCTGGGTTTCTTTGGCGCCGTGGTTTGCGGGCTGTGGCTGGTGCGCGCCATCTGGCGCAGCAGCCACCACCGCGACGACGACTGA
- a CDS encoding xanthine dehydrogenase family protein molybdopterin-binding subunit: MGASDFSKLPHIGESLRRKEDYRFLTGAGQYTDDVVLAAQSHAVFVRSPHAHAQINRINVDAARAAPGVLGVFTGADVAADHINGLPCGWLITSTDGQPMKEPPHPILAQGKVRYVGDHVAMVVAQTQQQARDAAELVEVDYDVLPAVVNVADAASGAVAGAGLHDIAPDNHCFKWAIGDKGAVDTVFASAAHVTRLDLVNNRLIPNAMEPRAAIGSYSRANDEYTLYVSNQNPHVERLLMTAFVMGLPEHKVRVIAPDVGGGFGSKIFLYAEDVCLTWASKKLNRNIKWVADRSESFLSDAHGRDHVSHAEMAMDANGKFLALRVHTDANVGAYLSTFASAVPTILYATLLAGQYSTPQVYVEVDAWFTNTAPVDAYRGAGRPEATYLLERLVTRCAWDMGLAQDEIRKRNFITSFPHQTPVALQYDIGDYHACMNQAEQLADVAGFAARRAASEAKGLKRGIGYSSYIEACGIAPSNIAGALGARAGLFECGEVRVHPTGSVTVFTGSHSHGQGHETTFAQVVAARLGIPVENVDIVHGDTGRVPFGMGTYGSRSISVGGAAIMKALDKIEAKAKKIAAHLMEASDADIDFANGEFTVKGTDKKIPFGQVALTAYVPHNYPLDKLEPGLNETAFYDPTNFTFPAGTYICEVEVDPATGLTRVDRFTAVDDFGTIINPMIVEGQVHGGLVQGIGQALMENCVYDRETGQLLTGSLMDYAMPRANDFPTFQLGHVCTPCTHNPLGTKGCGEAGAIGSPPAVINAVLDALRPLGVRDFDMPASPHRVWEAIQSANA; this comes from the coding sequence ATGGGTGCATCCGACTTTTCCAAGCTGCCGCACATCGGCGAGTCGCTCAGGCGCAAGGAAGACTACCGCTTCCTGACCGGCGCGGGCCAGTACACCGATGACGTGGTGCTGGCCGCGCAAAGCCATGCCGTGTTTGTGCGCTCGCCGCACGCGCACGCCCAAATCAACCGCATCAACGTGGATGCCGCCAGGGCCGCGCCCGGTGTGCTGGGCGTGTTCACCGGCGCCGATGTGGCGGCCGACCACATCAACGGCCTGCCCTGCGGCTGGCTCATCACCAGCACCGATGGCCAGCCCATGAAAGAGCCGCCGCATCCCATCCTGGCGCAGGGCAAGGTGCGCTACGTGGGCGACCATGTGGCCATGGTGGTGGCGCAGACCCAGCAGCAGGCACGCGACGCCGCCGAGCTGGTGGAGGTGGACTACGACGTGCTGCCTGCGGTGGTCAACGTGGCCGATGCGGCGTCAGGTGCCGTGGCCGGTGCGGGTCTGCACGACATCGCGCCCGACAACCACTGCTTCAAATGGGCCATTGGCGACAAGGGGGCGGTGGACACCGTGTTCGCCAGCGCCGCGCATGTGACCCGGCTCGACCTGGTCAACAACCGCCTCATCCCCAATGCGATGGAGCCGCGCGCCGCCATTGGCAGCTACAGCCGCGCCAACGACGAATACACGCTGTATGTCAGCAACCAGAACCCGCACGTTGAGCGCCTGCTGATGACAGCCTTTGTGATGGGCCTGCCCGAGCACAAGGTGCGCGTGATCGCGCCGGATGTGGGCGGCGGCTTCGGCTCCAAGATCTTCCTGTATGCCGAAGACGTGTGCCTCACCTGGGCCTCCAAAAAGCTCAACCGCAACATCAAGTGGGTGGCTGACCGCAGCGAGTCGTTCCTCTCGGATGCCCATGGCCGAGACCATGTGAGCCACGCCGAAATGGCGATGGACGCCAACGGCAAGTTCCTGGCCCTGCGGGTGCACACCGATGCGAACGTGGGCGCCTACCTCTCCACCTTTGCCAGCGCGGTGCCCACCATCCTGTATGCCACGCTGCTGGCCGGGCAATACAGCACGCCCCAGGTGTATGTGGAGGTGGACGCGTGGTTCACCAACACGGCGCCGGTCGATGCCTACCGTGGCGCGGGCCGGCCCGAGGCCACCTACCTGCTCGAGCGCCTGGTCACGCGCTGCGCCTGGGACATGGGCCTTGCGCAGGACGAGATCCGCAAGCGCAACTTCATCACCAGCTTCCCCCACCAGACGCCCGTGGCGCTGCAATACGACATTGGCGACTACCACGCCTGCATGAACCAGGCCGAGCAACTGGCCGATGTGGCGGGCTTTGCCGCCCGCCGCGCCGCCAGCGAGGCCAAGGGTCTCAAGCGCGGCATCGGCTACAGCAGCTACATCGAGGCCTGCGGTATTGCGCCGTCGAACATTGCTGGCGCCCTGGGCGCACGCGCGGGCCTGTTCGAATGCGGCGAAGTGCGCGTGCACCCCACCGGCAGCGTGACGGTTTTCACGGGCTCGCACAGCCACGGCCAGGGGCATGAAACCACGTTTGCGCAGGTGGTGGCCGCGCGCCTGGGCATCCCGGTGGAGAACGTGGACATCGTGCACGGCGACACGGGCCGCGTGCCGTTTGGCATGGGCACCTACGGCTCGCGCTCCATCAGCGTGGGCGGCGCGGCCATCATGAAGGCGCTCGACAAGATCGAGGCCAAGGCCAAGAAGATTGCCGCGCACCTGATGGAGGCGAGCGACGCCGACATCGACTTTGCCAATGGCGAATTCACGGTGAAGGGCACCGACAAGAAAATCCCGTTTGGCCAGGTGGCGCTCACGGCCTATGTGCCGCACAACTACCCGCTCGACAAGCTTGAACCCGGGCTCAACGAAACGGCCTTTTACGACCCCACCAACTTCACCTTCCCCGCAGGCACCTACATCTGCGAGGTGGAGGTAGACCCGGCCACCGGCTTGACCCGCGTGGACCGGTTCACGGCGGTGGACGACTTCGGCACCATCATCAACCCCATGATCGTGGAGGGCCAGGTGCATGGCGGGCTGGTGCAGGGCATTGGCCAGGCGCTGATGGAAAACTGCGTGTACGACCGCGAAACCGGCCAGTTGCTCACCGGCAGCCTCATGGATTACGCCATGCCGCGTGCCAATGACTTTCCCACGTTCCAGCTTGGCCATGTGTGCACGCCCTGCACACACAACCCGCTCGGAACCAAGGGTTGCGGCGAAGCGGGCGCCATCGGTTCGCCGCCGGCCGTGATCAACGCCGTGCTCGATGCGCTGCGCCCGCTGGGCGTGCGCGACTTCGACATGCCCGCATCGCCGCACCGCGTGTGGGAAGCCATCCAGTCGGCCAACGCATAA
- a CDS encoding ABC transporter ATP-binding protein/permease, whose protein sequence is MSHEDPSGFNTRLWRRFVQIARPFWQSEERWRSRGLLALLVLLLLGQTAFNVWFNHETGEFTSALAAGDADRFWASIRRYTLILVAAVPIYALYYYVRDTLGLRWRRWLTQHFLARYFDQRAYYRLNAIVGIDNPDQRIAEDINAFTQQSLYFSMIALGSVIQLIAFSSVLWTISQGLVYFLIGYAIFSTVFTAKVFGKRLIGLNYRQLQREANFRFSLVRVREHAEPIAFHSGEQREMSTLRRIFDALYANYQQVLRWQFKLNLFQYTHSFLTIVLPSVIIANQVLSGELEVGRAIQAAGAFAAILSALTVIVEHFESLSRFSAGVDRLHAFSATLDDPALGAIRADDDGASEPRFEAAAQIHTLPGFELGVTQLTVLTPNREHLLLRELTLSVSPGKGLLIVGPSGAGKSSLLRVVAGLWTTGSGEVMRPADPDMLFLPQNPYLPLGDLRCQLLYPQTEREISDEELQQWLERVNLPTLAERFGGLNAHLDWAKVLSVGEQQRLAFARALLAKPRYLLLDEATSALDATNEALLYGQLAGLSITPVSVSHHQSVLGYHHQVLELTGDGRWALHAAGGYRWT, encoded by the coding sequence ATGTCCCACGAAGATCCGTCAGGCTTCAACACCCGCCTGTGGCGCCGATTCGTGCAGATCGCACGGCCCTTCTGGCAATCCGAAGAGCGCTGGCGCTCGCGCGGGCTGCTGGCGCTGCTGGTGCTGCTGCTGCTGGGGCAAACCGCCTTCAACGTGTGGTTCAACCACGAAACCGGCGAATTCACCTCGGCCCTGGCGGCGGGCGATGCGGACCGCTTCTGGGCGTCGATCCGGCGCTACACCCTCATCCTGGTGGCGGCCGTGCCGATCTACGCGCTGTATTACTACGTGCGCGACACGCTGGGCCTGCGCTGGCGGCGCTGGCTCACGCAGCATTTTCTGGCGCGTTATTTTGACCAGCGGGCCTACTACCGGCTCAACGCCATCGTGGGCATCGACAACCCCGACCAGCGCATCGCGGAAGACATCAACGCATTCACCCAGCAGTCGCTGTATTTTTCGATGATCGCGCTGGGCTCGGTCATCCAGTTGATCGCGTTTTCGAGCGTGCTGTGGACCATTTCGCAAGGGCTGGTCTATTTTTTGATCGGCTATGCCATCTTTAGCACCGTGTTCACCGCCAAGGTGTTTGGCAAGCGCCTGATCGGGCTGAACTACCGCCAGCTGCAGCGCGAGGCCAATTTCCGCTTCAGCCTGGTGCGGGTGCGCGAGCATGCCGAGCCCATCGCCTTTCACAGCGGCGAGCAGCGCGAAATGTCCACCCTGCGCCGCATTTTTGATGCCCTGTACGCCAACTACCAGCAAGTGCTGCGCTGGCAATTCAAGCTCAACCTGTTCCAGTACACCCACAGCTTTCTGACCATCGTGCTGCCCAGCGTGATCATTGCCAACCAGGTGCTTTCGGGCGAGCTGGAGGTCGGCCGGGCCATCCAGGCCGCCGGAGCCTTTGCCGCCATCCTGAGCGCGCTGACGGTGATCGTCGAGCATTTCGAAAGCCTGAGCCGCTTCTCGGCCGGCGTGGACCGGCTGCATGCGTTTTCCGCCACGCTGGACGACCCGGCCCTGGGGGCCATCCGCGCCGACGATGACGGCGCCAGCGAGCCCCGCTTCGAGGCCGCGGCGCAGATCCATACCCTGCCGGGCTTTGAGCTCGGGGTGACGCAGCTGACCGTGCTCACCCCCAACCGCGAACACCTGCTGCTGCGCGAGCTCACGCTCAGCGTGTCCCCGGGCAAGGGCCTGCTCATCGTGGGGCCCAGCGGCGCGGGCAAAAGCTCGCTGCTGCGCGTGGTGGCGGGGCTCTGGACCACCGGCTCTGGCGAGGTCATGCGCCCCGCCGACCCCGACATGCTGTTTCTGCCCCAGAACCCTTACCTGCCGCTGGGCGACCTGCGCTGCCAGCTGCTCTACCCGCAGACGGAACGCGAGATCTCCGACGAAGAACTGCAGCAATGGCTGGAACGGGTGAACCTGCCCACACTGGCCGAGCGCTTCGGCGGACTCAACGCCCACCTCGACTGGGCCAAGGTGCTGTCGGTTGGCGAGCAGCAGCGCCTGGCCTTTGCCCGCGCGCTGCTGGCCAAGCCCCGCTACCTGCTGCTGGACGAAGCCACCAGCGCACTCGATGCCACCAACGAGGCGCTGCTGTATGGCCAGCTGGCGGGCCTGTCGATCACGCCGGTCAGCGTCAGCCACCACCAGAGCGTGCTGGGCTACCACCACCAGGTGCTGGAACTCACGGGCGACGGCCGCTGGGCGCTGCACGCGGCTGGCGGCTACCGCTGGACCTGA
- a CDS encoding (2Fe-2S)-binding protein — translation MQVQFTVNGRAASVDVPPNTLLVHALREHLLLTGTHVGCDTSQCGACTVLVNGRAVKSCAMLAVQAQGAEVQTIEGLAAPDGTMHPMQAAFKECHGLQCGFCTPGMVMSAVDLCKNHPGASEGEIRELLEGNICRCTGYQNIVRAVQVGQKAMASA, via the coding sequence ATGCAAGTCCAGTTCACGGTCAACGGGCGCGCCGCCAGTGTTGACGTTCCTCCCAACACCCTGCTTGTCCATGCGCTGCGCGAGCACCTGCTGCTCACCGGCACCCATGTGGGTTGCGACACCAGCCAGTGCGGCGCGTGCACCGTGCTCGTCAACGGCCGGGCTGTCAAATCCTGCGCCATGCTGGCCGTGCAGGCGCAGGGCGCCGAGGTGCAGACCATCGAAGGCCTGGCCGCACCCGACGGCACCATGCACCCCATGCAGGCAGCGTTCAAGGAGTGCCACGGCCTGCAGTGCGGTTTTTGCACGCCCGGCATGGTGATGAGCGCGGTGGACCTGTGCAAGAACCACCCGGGCGCCAGCGAAGGCGAGATCCGCGAGCTGCTCGAAGGCAACATCTGCCGCTGCACGGGCTACCAGAACATCGTGCGTGCGGTGCAGGTCGGCCAAAAAGCCATGGCGTCGGCTTGA
- a CDS encoding phosphate ABC transporter ATP-binding protein: MSAVPVVNAAEPWPDAAMVARASVVAPDHPPVFSLRGVGVRYGLVQALQGVNLTVAPGERVALIGANGCGKSTLLRVLHGLAKPSSGQLLRGEGSRQAMLFQRPHMLRASAQHNVALGLWLHGVRWRDARAQSLQALQRVGLEGIAAQNARTLSGGQQQRVALARAWALRPDVLLLDEPTASLDPHAKREVELLMADLAASHGQAGPGHPVTMVFSSHNLGQVKRLASRVIYLEHGAVLADLPVHDFFNGPLPDAARMFVKGEMV; this comes from the coding sequence ATGAGCGCAGTTCCCGTCGTGAACGCGGCTGAGCCGTGGCCCGACGCGGCGATGGTGGCCCGCGCATCGGTGGTCGCACCCGACCATCCCCCCGTTTTTTCCCTGCGCGGCGTGGGTGTGCGCTATGGCCTGGTGCAGGCGCTCCAGGGTGTGAATCTGACCGTGGCTCCGGGCGAGCGCGTGGCGTTGATCGGCGCCAATGGCTGTGGCAAGAGCACACTGCTGCGCGTACTGCACGGGCTTGCAAAGCCCAGCAGCGGCCAGTTGCTGCGGGGTGAGGGCAGCCGCCAGGCCATGCTGTTCCAGCGCCCGCACATGCTGCGCGCCAGCGCCCAGCACAACGTGGCTTTGGGCCTGTGGCTGCATGGCGTGCGCTGGCGCGACGCGCGGGCGCAGTCGCTGCAGGCCTTGCAGCGCGTGGGGCTCGAAGGCATTGCGGCGCAAAACGCGCGCACGCTGTCGGGAGGCCAGCAGCAACGGGTGGCGCTGGCGCGGGCCTGGGCGCTGCGGCCCGATGTGCTGCTGCTCGACGAGCCCACCGCCAGCCTCGACCCCCATGCCAAGCGCGAGGTCGAGCTGCTGATGGCCGACCTGGCCGCCAGCCATGGCCAGGCGGGCCCGGGCCACCCCGTGACCATGGTCTTCAGCAGCCACAACCTGGGCCAGGTCAAACGACTGGCCAGCCGGGTGATTTATTTGGAACACGGTGCTGTGCTGGCCGACTTGCCGGTGCACGATTTTTTCAACGGCCCCTTGCCCGATGCCGCCCGAATGTTTGTCAAAGGAGAAATGGTATGA
- a CDS encoding ABC transporter permease: MSTLSESVITALHLTVSADPVLWTIVGRSLSVSGTACLLACGAGVVLGAWLGVARFAGRGAVLAWLNTMLAVPSVVVGLVVYLLLSRSGPFGALGWLFTFKAMVIAQTLLVLPVVTALTCQLVADAERGHGEQLQSIGAGPVMRSLLLAWDERYALLTVLIASFGRAISEVGAVMIVGGNIDGFTRVMTTAIALETSKGDLPLALALGMVLLAVVLAFNVLIAALRRWREGVDGTSQGALPGVLA, translated from the coding sequence ATGTCCACTCTCTCTGAAAGCGTCATCACGGCGCTGCATCTCACGGTTTCGGCCGACCCTGTCTTGTGGACCATCGTGGGCCGTTCTCTTTCTGTCAGCGGCACGGCCTGCCTGCTGGCCTGCGGTGCCGGCGTGGTGCTGGGCGCGTGGCTGGGCGTAGCCCGGTTTGCGGGCCGGGGCGCCGTGCTGGCCTGGCTCAACACCATGCTGGCCGTGCCTTCGGTGGTGGTCGGGCTGGTGGTTTATCTGCTGCTGTCGCGCAGCGGCCCGTTTGGCGCCCTGGGCTGGCTTTTCACGTTCAAGGCGATGGTGATTGCCCAGACCCTGCTGGTGCTGCCGGTGGTCACGGCCCTGACCTGTCAGCTGGTGGCCGATGCCGAGCGCGGCCATGGCGAGCAGTTGCAGTCGATCGGAGCCGGCCCCGTGATGCGCAGCCTGCTGCTGGCCTGGGACGAGCGCTATGCCCTGCTGACGGTACTGATTGCATCGTTCGGGCGCGCCATTTCCGAGGTGGGCGCGGTGATGATCGTGGGCGGCAACATCGACGGCTTCACGCGCGTGATGACCACCGCCATCGCCCTGGAAACGAGCAAGGGCGATCTGCCGCTGGCCCTGGCCCTGGGCATGGTGCTGCTGGCCGTGGTGCTGGCGTTCAATGTGCTGATCGCTGCGTTGCGGCGCTGGCGCGAAGGCGTGGATGGCACCTCGCAGGGCGCCCTGCCCGGGGTGCTGGCATGA
- a CDS encoding molybdate ABC transporter substrate-binding protein, translated as MVRRSLMAVAAAAALTTVLSACSSNTKAPSMADVAPVQVYAAGSLREALTEIARQHEARTGQPVALTFGASGLLRERIEKGEPAQVFASADTDHPQRLAARGGWQTPTVFTRNALCALTSEQISATPETLLATLLRADVRVGTSTPRADPSGDYAWALFRKADGVRPGAFAQLDAKALKLTGGADSPKPPAGRGTYAWVMDQRQADVFLTYCTNAVAAQAEVPRLRVVQLPAALQVGAAYGLTVRSDAPAPAATFAQTLLQPSAQAVLQRLGFGKP; from the coding sequence ATGGTTCGCCGCTCCCTGATGGCCGTTGCGGCCGCCGCAGCCTTGACAACGGTGTTGTCCGCGTGCTCCAGCAACACCAAGGCGCCTTCCATGGCTGACGTCGCGCCGGTACAGGTCTACGCCGCGGGCAGCTTGCGCGAAGCGTTGACCGAGATCGCGCGCCAGCACGAGGCCCGCACGGGGCAACCGGTGGCGCTGACCTTTGGCGCCTCGGGCCTGCTGCGCGAGCGCATCGAAAAAGGCGAGCCCGCGCAGGTGTTTGCTTCGGCCGACACCGACCATCCCCAGCGCCTGGCGGCGCGCGGCGGCTGGCAAACGCCCACGGTGTTCACGCGCAATGCCCTGTGTGCGCTGACCAGCGAGCAGATCAGCGCCACGCCCGAAACCTTGCTGGCCACCCTGCTGCGTGCCGATGTGCGCGTGGGCACTTCCACACCCCGGGCCGACCCGTCGGGGGACTACGCCTGGGCACTTTTTCGCAAGGCCGACGGGGTGCGGCCGGGCGCCTTTGCGCAACTCGATGCCAAGGCCCTGAAGCTCACCGGTGGCGCCGACTCGCCCAAACCGCCGGCGGGCAGGGGAACCTACGCCTGGGTGATGGACCAGCGCCAGGCGGATGTGTTTCTGACCTACTGCACCAATGCCGTGGCGGCGCAGGCCGAGGTGCCGCGCCTGCGCGTGGTGCAGTTGCCGGCTGCGCTGCAGGTAGGCGCGGCCTACGGACTCACGGTGCGCTCCGATGCACCAGCCCCTGCCGCAACGTTTGCGCAGACCTTGCTGCAGCCGTCCGCGCAGGCCGTGTTGCAGCGTCTGGGGTTTGGCAAGCCCTGA
- a CDS encoding helix-turn-helix domain-containing protein: MLAVAPPPPAERQQLIAQARSALLSQRPLPAALVEPWIVRSWQRCLAHGHRPAQPVAFNTVSAATVQRTADQHATLLRAARPVLAQLSRAIAGMHYFALLTDARGVVIEVQGAVERRDPRARAIGRVGIDLSEAAVGTTAIGAALAELQPVWLHRGEHFFDANSGYSCAGAPLFDPQGQCVGMLDLTGVDVPERPELRHLVARSARAMEDALLLQRPHALLLRINWPGSTLGGEGDGLVALDADGTLVGTNSMARQLVPQPLRRPGMPVHCSDLLALPWPLLFDAAQRQPAAPLDLPLWSGLRLQGMALRSHGARGPARPTHAAPAAPVASGTAPLRAAETALIRQAVQDARGNVAEAARALGISRATVYRKLGPSKQRRAAELEKKCIEPFINKRKQLLI; this comes from the coding sequence ATGCTTGCCGTTGCCCCGCCACCGCCCGCCGAGCGCCAGCAGCTGATCGCCCAGGCGCGCAGCGCCCTGCTCAGCCAGCGGCCACTGCCCGCTGCGCTGGTCGAGCCCTGGATCGTGCGCTCGTGGCAGCGCTGCCTGGCCCATGGGCACCGGCCCGCGCAGCCGGTGGCGTTCAACACCGTCAGCGCCGCCACCGTGCAGCGCACTGCCGACCAGCACGCCACGCTGTTGCGCGCCGCCCGGCCCGTGCTGGCGCAACTGAGCCGCGCCATTGCGGGCATGCACTATTTCGCCTTGCTGACCGACGCGCGCGGCGTGGTGATCGAGGTGCAGGGCGCGGTGGAACGCCGCGATCCCCGCGCCCGCGCCATCGGCCGCGTGGGCATTGACCTGTCCGAGGCCGCCGTTGGCACCACCGCCATCGGCGCAGCACTGGCCGAGTTGCAGCCGGTGTGGCTGCACCGGGGCGAGCATTTCTTTGATGCCAACAGCGGCTACAGCTGCGCCGGTGCACCCCTGTTCGACCCCCAGGGCCAGTGCGTGGGCATGCTGGACCTGACGGGCGTGGATGTGCCCGAGCGGCCCGAGCTGCGCCACCTGGTCGCCCGCTCGGCCCGCGCCATGGAAGACGCCCTGCTGCTGCAACGGCCACATGCGCTGCTGCTGCGCATCAACTGGCCGGGCAGCACCCTGGGTGGCGAAGGCGACGGCCTGGTGGCACTGGACGCCGACGGCACCCTGGTGGGCACCAACAGCATGGCGCGCCAGCTGGTGCCGCAGCCGCTGCGCCGTCCCGGCATGCCGGTGCATTGCAGCGATCTGCTGGCCCTGCCCTGGCCCCTGCTGTTCGATGCGGCGCAGCGCCAGCCTGCCGCACCGCTGGACCTGCCCCTGTGGTCGGGCCTGCGCCTGCAGGGCATGGCCCTGCGCAGCCATGGGGCCCGTGGGCCTGCGCGCCCGACCCACGCAGCCCCGGCTGCGCCTGTTGCCAGCGGCACGGCACCCCTGCGCGCGGCCGAAACCGCCCTCATCCGCCAGGCCGTGCAGGATGCCCGGGGCAACGTAGCCGAAGCCGCCCGCGCCCTGGGCATCAGCCGCGCCACGGTATACCGCAAGCTCGGTCCATCGAAGCAACGCCGTGCGGCAGAACTTGAGAAAAAGTGCATTGAGCCCTTTATAAATAAGCGCAAACAGCTACTAATTTAA